From Ficedula albicollis isolate OC2 chromosome 5, FicAlb1.5, whole genome shotgun sequence, one genomic window encodes:
- the RPL27A gene encoding 60S ribosomal protein L27a: protein MCNVNVITLKFFFSGKHRKHPGGRGNAGGLHHHRINFDKYHPGYFGKVGMRHYHLKRNQKFCPTVNLDKLWTLVSEQTRLNYAKNEAGLAPVIDVVRSGYYKVLGKGKLPKQPVIVKAKFFSRRAEEKIKEVGGACVLVA from the exons ATGTGTAATGTTAATGTAATAAccttaaaatttttcttctcaggCAAACACAGGAAGCATCCTGGAGGACGTGGTAATGCTGGTGGTTTGCACCATCACAGGATTAACTTTGATAAATA TCACCCTGGTTACTTTGGGAAGGTAGGCATGAGACACTACCACCTGAAGAGAAACCAGAAGTTCTGTCCCACTGTCAACCTGGACAAGCTGTGGACGCTGGTCAGCGAGCAGACGCGGCTCAACTACGCCAAGAACGAGGCCGGCCTGGCCCCGGTCATCGACGTGGTGCGCTCG GGCTACTACAAAGTGCTGGGCAAGGGGAAGCTGCCCAAGCAGCCTGTCATTGTGAAAGCAAAGTTCTtcagcagaagagcagaggagaagatCAAAGAAGTTGGTGGTGCCTGTGTGCTAGTGGCataa